The Chryseobacterium sp. G0186 genome includes the window GCAATTTGTCTTGCTTTGTCTATTGGATAAATTCCTGGCTCTACGTTATCGCCCACCAAACGAAGCTCTCTCACACGAATTTTATCGTTGATCAAGTGTAAGTCCTCCTGTACAGGACGTCTTTGTGGGCCCCTGTTGTTAAATCTTTGTGCTATTGTATTATAATTTTATTGGTTAATTACTAAATTTAATTGATTTAAAGATGTAAAAAATTGAAAGTTTTGGTTTTTTTGAAACGCTCAATTTTTTAATTTTAAATTATATGGCAGCTTCCTTTTTGAAGTAAGCTACGAAATCCTCCAGTTTCATTACTCCAAGATCTCCTTCGCCACGTCTTCTTACAGAAATTGTATTTTCTTTCTCTTCATTTTCTCCTACTACAAGCATGAAAGGAATCTTATTCAATTCAGCATCACGGATCTTTTTACCTGTCTTCTCGTTTCTGTCATCAATCTGACCGCTAATATCGTGATTTTCCAAAAATTGTGAAACTTTTTTTGAATAATCTACATATTTTTCACTGATCGGTAGAATTATAAACTGATCAGGGCTTAACCATAATGGGAAATCTCCTGCAGTGTTCTCCAATAAGATAGCGATGAAACGCTCCATAGAACCAAATGGTGCTCTGTGGATCATTACCGGTCTGTGTTTTTCATTATCGTTTCCGATATAATGAAGATCAAATCTTTCCGGTAAGTTGTAGTCCACCTGAATGGTTCCCAGCTGCCATTTTCTTCCTAAAGCGTCTTTCACCATGAAGTCAAGCTTAGGACCATAGAATGCGGCTTCACCGTATTCAACAACTGTTTTAAGTCCTTTCTTCTGAGCTGCATTAATGATGGCGCTTTCTGCTTTCTCCCAGTTCTCATCAGAACCGATATATTTTTCTCTGTTTTCAGGATCTCTTAATGAAACCTGAGTTACAAAATCTTCAAAACCTAAAGATTTGAAAACATAAAGTGTTAAATCAATTACTTTTTCAAATTCTTCGGAAAGCTGATCCGGAGTACAGAAAAGGTGAGCATCATCCTGAGTAAATCCACGAACCCTTGTTAGCCCGTGAAGCTCTCCACTTTGCTCATATCTGTAAACAGTTCCGAATTCTGCATATCTTTTTGGTAAATCTCTGTAGCTCCATTGTGAAGTCTTATAGATTTCACAGTGGTGAGGACAGTTCATTGGCTTCAGTAAAAACTCTTCTCCCTCGTTTGGAGTTTTAATAGGCTGGAAGCTGTCTGCGCCATACTTATCCCAGTGTCCGGAAGTTACATACAATTCTTTGGCTCCGATGTGTGGAGACATTACGAACTCATAACCTCCTTTTTTCTGAGCATCTGAAAGGAAATTTTCCAGTTTTCTTCTTAAAGCAGTTCCTTTTGGTAACCATAATGGTAGACCGGCACCTACTTTTTCAGAGAATGCAAAGATTCCAAGTTCTTTACCTAATTTTCTGTGATCTCTTCTTTTGGCTTCTTCTAATCTTTCAAGATATTCAGTAAGGTCTTTCTGTTTAGGGAAAGAAATACCATATACTCTTGTCAGCTGAGGGTTGTTTTCATTTCCTCTCCAATACGCTCCCGCTGCATTTAAGATCTTAACCGCTTTTACAATTCCAGTATTTGGAATGTGCCCTCCACGACATAAGTCGGTGAAGTTGTCATGAGTTACAAAAGTGATTTCTCCGTCATTCAGATTAGAGATCAATTCTACCTTGTAAGGGTTGTCCGCATAGGTTTTTAAGGCTTCTTCTTTAGAAACCGGATACAGAGAGAAAGTTGAAGCTTTCTTTGCATTTTCAAGGACTTTCTTCTCAATCTTCTCAAAATCTTTTTCAGATAAGCTTTCATCCCCGAAGTCTACATCATAGTAGAATCCGCTTTCAATTGCCGGAC containing:
- the thrS gene encoding threonine--tRNA ligase, with the translated sequence MIKITLPDSSVKEFEGAVTPLDVAKSISEGLARNTISAIVNGTQVETTTPITTDSTVQLLTWNDDLGKKAFWHSSAHLLAQAILEFYPNAKLTIGPAIESGFYYDVDFGDESLSEKDFEKIEKKVLENAKKASTFSLYPVSKEEALKTYADNPYKVELISNLNDGEITFVTHDNFTDLCRGGHIPNTGIVKAVKILNAAGAYWRGNENNPQLTRVYGISFPKQKDLTEYLERLEEAKRRDHRKLGKELGIFAFSEKVGAGLPLWLPKGTALRRKLENFLSDAQKKGGYEFVMSPHIGAKELYVTSGHWDKYGADSFQPIKTPNEGEEFLLKPMNCPHHCEIYKTSQWSYRDLPKRYAEFGTVYRYEQSGELHGLTRVRGFTQDDAHLFCTPDQLSEEFEKVIDLTLYVFKSLGFEDFVTQVSLRDPENREKYIGSDENWEKAESAIINAAQKKGLKTVVEYGEAAFYGPKLDFMVKDALGRKWQLGTIQVDYNLPERFDLHYIGNDNEKHRPVMIHRAPFGSMERFIAILLENTAGDFPLWLSPDQFIILPISEKYVDYSKKVSQFLENHDISGQIDDRNEKTGKKIRDAELNKIPFMLVVGENEEKENTISVRRRGEGDLGVMKLEDFVAYFKKEAAI